AAATTACTTGAAAAACATTTTTCCTTAAAATTTGGTTTCTAGTTATTAGTTTTATTTTGTAACTTCTAAAAAAATCGGGTTCTTAAAAGCTGCGTACAGTCTTATTTCTTGTGGTTATCGAGTCATTCAATAAGGTATCCAAGCTCAAATATTTAACAAAATTTTAAGTATTTTGGTCCAGTTTGAAAATTCAAGGTTTAATTAAAAACGTTTTGAAGTTGAACAAAAAATTTGATATAAAAATTTTATAGTTTcctttaaaaatttatatttatatttaattttacaCCAAACGCGACAAGAGAGAAGTACACGACAAGAAGATACATGAAAATAAGGGTACACAAAATCTAAATGGGTAGTTTTAGGatttagagcatctccaaccgACCGAGACATGTTAGTTATATCTGATGTGGTAGAGCATATAGATAACCAGATACAAAACAATACCCCTCCAACCCAGGGCTGCAAGTAAAAATTTATACATAAGTTTCCTTGCTTCTCCAAATTTTATCaaacttcttcttccacatcatctCCCTCCCTCACTATCTCCTCTCCCGTCACAACAGTACCCCCAAATTTCAGACCTTTTCAATTAGCTTTCCtgtaaaattcgtaattttatttttaatttatttattagaaattagatattaatttgtctagataaatattttaaaattagaatattctgaaaacattttgtgcaaggtagttgatttgtgaaaagatttgttatttgtggaaataagtgtaagaataatttagaaaatcgaaattttttagtttaggtaattgtgtgtatcaaatattttatttatggaatttacttggagaggttgtaaatctttaggaggaaatattattatttcctagttgagatatagggttttgtatcgttataaatacaccatattcgtattccttgtttttatcattaaaattcgtaggactttctcagcaaaaatcagctgtcttgtaaaattcgtagaaaattcatcgtaagtcagaattcagtgattctggacttttcagaaaggtcttttcgttatcttcatctttcgtgtttcgtgtttttcaagaaaatatcgtttagagggtcaaaaagagtaaattcagatctggtcaggctttgaggtaagtactttttgacttgCTTTTATAttcggaaaagttttgatactctgattttcgaatttcgtataagataaaagaattctgtttcgaactgtataagaaataagatacgagaatcttttgaaacccagtctctacgttttcgaacccgttcgtaatttacgctatagttccggaactagccttagatacccttagtaggcgcacaagcgtgcaactttagatacctattaagggcgcgtaattattgaactttagatgccgaccactggcaaagtgtggtataaagaataagaataagaattagatgccggctactggcaaagtgtggccgtagatcaagactgtggtatttattagaattatcgtttcgttctattttattttgttctgatctgttataaaatctgctctgttctgttttaaattctgaattttaaaatataaaacttggGTTGGATCTACTTAACAAattgttttacaaaattattattgtttgagaaaaatcattttatgaaaacacccattgtttttctgtttaagagatagtcaatttgtacttgctgagctgtgtagctcaccccttttaacatttcaggttcggaatttggagcatattaaaattaaggaatgagaactatgaggagatctgtgctgcttcgttttgtgctatttgaattagaataaagattttgtttttagagaataaatttaattatctgttagacaattattatcggatttgtggagctgcgtctctatttttatgattttgattattgagtttgaccgctgctttgaatttcgtgatctattagaattatcgagtaataatatattttatttttagttttcgatttagaactaatagtccggaagtgcgggttgttacagttggtatcaagagcaggctgtccttcggagtgtattaggtatgagactagtacattccctaggatgcgatcctttagactatcgtataggtcttagaaaattattttggatttagggcatttatttgtgtgattatttgatatgtttgacttttgtgtttttttgattaTTGACTATAAGTTTAGAATTTGTTTTGTGTGTTCTAGTAAAGATGGATGGAGAAAATCAGAACAACAATGAAAATCAGGGCAATAATGATGAAGGAGGAAACGTCTTTGACCAGCTGGCTGAAACTCTAGCTGTACTTGTGAATCAGCAACCGAAGCCCAACATCGTCTCTCAATTCAAGCGTTTGAACCCGCCAGCTTTTGATGGAGCTACAGACCCGGCTATCGTTGAGATGTGGATCcaagagatggaaaaagctttcGGACTTCTGGGGAGCAATGAGGAACAGAAGGTGACCTTAGCTGTGTACCAATTGCAAGGAAGCGCTTACGACTGGTGGCTTATGGAAAAGAGAAAGAATGAGACGACAAATCTTGAAGAAAATCATGAACCGTACACTTGGGCAAAGTTCAAGAAGGCTTTAGAGGACAAGTACTTTCCGAGAACAGTTCGTCTGCAGAAAGAGAGGGACTTCATTCGACTTCAACAAGGTGGAAGAACCGTCATTGAATACGAAGCAGAATTTGCAAAGCTTGCGAAGTACGCGTCGACCCTAGTAGCAGATGAGAGCAGTCGAGCACGAAGATTAGAGGAGGGACTTCGAAGTGACATCAGGAATTCAGTGGCGTCGTTTGAACTTCAGACGTACGAGGCTGTCCTCAACAAGGCGTTAGTGATCGAAAGGGGCTTGGCAGAATCTGAAAAGGCGTCTGGCAGTTGGAATAAGAGGCGGTTCACTCAAACTAGTGGGCAATCTTTTCAAGGGGGACCACTCAAGAAGCCACACGTGTACGATAACATCGGGGGTCAAGGTGATCAAGAGACGTGTACCAGGTGCGGCAAGAATCATCCGGACAAAGTCTGTCGTTGGAATACAGGTGCTTGTTTTCATTGCGGAGAAGTAGGACATAAGATTTCGAATTGTCCGCACAATCCGCCACCGCCACCAAGGAAGGAAACAGATAACAAGATGGGCAAAGGACGTGTGTTTCAGCTGACAGGAAATGACAACTATCGCAATTAAGGTATGATTTCTTTTCTTTAGTgacttatttaatttatttatgttatgtgaatttggggaccaaattcttttaaggagggaagaatgtaaaattcgtaattttatttttaatttatttattagaaattagatattaatttgtctagataaatattttaaaattagaatattctgaaaacattttgtgcaaggtagttgatttgtgaaaagatttgttatttgtggaaataagtgtaagaataatttagaaaatcgaaattttttagtttaggtaattgtgtgtatcaaatattttatttatggaatttacttggagaggttgtaaatctttaggaggaaatattattatttcctagttgagatatagggttttgtatcgttataaatacaccatattcgtattccttgtttttatcattaaaattcgtaggactttctcagcaaaaatcagctgtcttgtaaaattcgtagaaaattcatcgtaagtcagaattcagtgattctggacttttcagaaaggtctttttgttatcttcagctttcgtgtttcgtgtttttcaagaaaatatcgtttagagggtccaaaagagtaaattcagatctggtcaggctttgaggtaagtactttttgacttgCTTTTATAttcggaaaagttttgatactctgattttcgaatttcgtataagataaaagaattctgtttcgaactgtataagaaataagatacgagaatcttttgaaacccagtctctacgttttcgaacccgttcgtaatttacgctatagttccggaactagccttagatacccttagtaggcgcacaagtgtgcaactttagatacctattaagggcgcgtaattattgaactttagatgccgaccactggcaaagtgtggtataaagaataagaataagaattagatgccggctactggcaaagtgtggccgtagatcaagactgtggtatttattagaattatcgtttcgttctattttattttgttctgatctgttataaaatctgctctgttctgttttaaattctgaattttaaaatataaaacttggGTTGGATCTACTTAACAAattgttttacaaaattattattgtttgagaaaaatcattttatgaaaacacccattgtttttctgtttaagagatagtcaatttgtacttgctgagctgtgtagctcaccccttttaacatttcaggttcggaatttggagcatattaaaattaaggaatgagaactatgaggagatctgtgctgcttcgttttgtgctatttgaattagaataaagattttgtttttagagaataaatttaattatctgttagacaattattatcggatttgtggagctgcgtctctatttttatgattttgattattgagtttgaccgctgctttgaatttcgtgatctattagaattatcgagtaataatatattttatttttagttttcgatttagaactaatagtccggaagtgcgggttgTTACATTTCCCTTTATTTTACCTCATTATCCTCTTTCATTTTCTTTTTTCCAACAATCAAAAACCCTAAAAATGCATTTCCATCCccaatttaaatttttaattctTAAATTTGTATTTTTTGATTTATATC
This genomic interval from Apium graveolens cultivar Ventura chromosome 8, ASM990537v1, whole genome shotgun sequence contains the following:
- the LOC141678914 gene encoding uncharacterized protein LOC141678914; protein product: MDGENQNNNENQGNNDEGGNVFDQLAETLAVLVNQQPKPNIVSQFKRLNPPAFDGATDPAIVEMWIQEMEKAFGLLGSNEEQKVTLAVYQLQGSAYDWWLMEKRKNETTNLEENHEPYTWAKFKKALEDKYFPRTVRLQKERDFIRLQQGGRTVIEYEAEFAKLAKYASTLVADESSRARRLEEGLRSDIRNSVASFELQTYEAVLNKALVIERGLAESEKASGSWNKRRFTQTSGQSFQGGPLKKPHVYDNIGGQGDQETCTRCGKNHPDKVCRWNTGACFHCGEVGHKISNCPHNPPPPPRKETDNKMGKGRVFQLTGNDNYRN